The proteins below are encoded in one region of Macadamia integrifolia cultivar HAES 741 unplaced genomic scaffold, SCU_Mint_v3 scaffold3275, whole genome shotgun sequence:
- the LOC122067960 gene encoding F-box protein FBW2-like gives MEESNPTWEDLNTDCLVLVFQRIGLESLILGVPFVCKSWYSASLNPQCWRYLCFPAPFDLFMVRFMENYHIEKHKLSVTGFVKLFVHRSRGSIAWLEIPYWCSELQSLESLSDELHLQQKDQDLSSEI, from the exons atggaGGAATCCAACCCAACATGGGAAGATCTAAACACAGACTGCTTGGTTTTGGTGTTTCAGAGAATTGGGTTGGAATCACTCATCTTGGGTGTCCCCTTTGTTTGTAAATCATGGTACAGTGCTTCTCTTAATCCTCAATGTTGGAGATATCTATGTTTCCCAGCTCCCTTTGACCTCTTTATGGTGAGATTCATGGAAAATTATCATATAGAAAAGCATAAATTATCTGTTACTGGTTTTGTAAAGCTCTTTGTTCATAGAAGCAGGGGATCCATTGCCTGGCTTGAAATTCCTTATTGGTGCTCTGAGTTACAGTCTTTGGAGTCTCTCTCAGATGA GTTACATCTGCAACAGAAAGATCAAGACCTGAGTTCTGAGATTTGA